The following are from one region of the Syngnathus typhle isolate RoL2023-S1 ecotype Sweden linkage group LG22, RoL_Styp_1.0, whole genome shotgun sequence genome:
- the tram2 gene encoding translocating chain-associated membrane protein 2, translating to MAFRRRNKSYPFFSQEFLIQNHADIVFSLVIFILIGLMFEATAKTAILFIQPQYNVTTLTPDGEVTLYHYGWKDCATILFYFFITIILHAVVQEYLLDKINRRLHLSKSKNTKFNESGQLCVFHLVSSVWSFYVLITEGYLLHPSRLWENYPHAHLRFQVKFFYLTQLAYWLHALPELYFQKVRKEEISRQLQYIGLYLVHISAAYLLNLNRVGLVLLFLQYVSELGFHIARLFYFTDENHQKMFDIWAAGFVITRMATLTLMFLAIGFGLARCENQVLDLETGNFNTVLIRMTVLLLVCLTQSWLLWKFIRFQLRRWREFRHEQAVRKKAATKQALRPMKRDSLGHYENGVVKAENGTSPRLKKLKSP from the exons ATGGCGTTTCGCCGAAGAAACAAAAGTTATCCTTTCTTCAGCCAGGAGTTTCTCATCCAGAACCACGCCGACATTGTCTTCAGTTTGGTGATCTTTATTTTGATTGGATTGATGTTTGAG GCAACAGCCAAGACAGCCATATTATTTATCCAGCCCCAGTACAATGTCACCACATTGACACCAG ATGGAGAAGTGACATTGTATCATTATGGATGGAAGGACTGCGCCACCATCCTCTTCTACTTTTTTATAACCATCATCCTTCATGCAGTGGTGCAGGAGTATCTTCTAGAT AAAATCAACAGGCGTCTCCATCTTTCCAAGAGTAAGAACACCAAGTTTAATGAGTCAGGTCAACTGTGCGTGTTTCATTTGGTGTCCAGTGTGTGGAGCTTCTACGTCCTCATTACT GAAGGATATCTTTTGCATCCGAGCAGACTTTGGGAAAACTATCCCCACGCACATCTCAG GTTCCAGGTAAAGTTTTTCTACCTCACTCAGCTGGCTTACTGGCTCCATGCGTTACCGGAACTTTACTTCCAAAAAGTGCGGAAG GAGGAGATCTCTCGTCAGCTGCAGTACATCGGCTTGTATCTGGTGCACATCTCGGCGGCGTATCTGCTCAA TTTGAACCGCGTGGGTCTGGTGCTGCTCTTCCTCCAGTATGTCTCCGAGCTGGGCTTCCACATCGCCAGGCTCTTCTACTTCACAGACGAGAACCACCAGAAAAT GTTTGACATCTGGGCGGCCGGCTTTGTGATTACTCGCATGGCGACGCTGACTCTCATGTTTCTCGCCATCGGGTTCGGTTTGGCCCGCTGCGAGAACCAGGTGCTGGACTTGGAGACCGGCAACTTCAACACTGTTCTCATACG gaTGACTGTTCTTCTGCTAGTCTGCCTGACCCAATCTTGGCTCCTCTGGAAGTTTATCCGTTTCCAGCTGAGGCGCTGGAGGGAATTCCGACATGAGCAAGCCGTCCGCAAGAAGGCCGCCACCAAGCAAGCCCTTCGGCCAATGAAACGAGACTCTC TTGGGCATTATGAAAACGGAGTGGTCAAAGCCGAGAACGGAACCTCTCCTCGGCTCAAAAAACTCAAATCTCCCTAA